A window of Rhodopirellula halodulae contains these coding sequences:
- a CDS encoding YkgJ family cysteine cluster protein, whose translation MPWYADGLQFECSQCGDCCSGEPGYVFVDESEIEALLVETKLEREDFEKKFLRRVGRDYSLKEYPDGDCIFLDPKSRRCLVYNARPIQCRTWPFWDSTLAGPTDWKETCEACPGAGKGKMYSFEEIEIRRKEKSV comes from the coding sequence TTGCCTTGGTACGCGGACGGGCTGCAATTCGAGTGCAGCCAATGCGGCGATTGCTGCAGCGGCGAACCCGGCTATGTATTTGTCGATGAATCCGAAATCGAGGCGTTGCTGGTCGAGACCAAGCTGGAACGCGAGGATTTTGAGAAAAAATTCCTCCGGCGGGTCGGCCGAGACTACAGTCTGAAGGAATACCCGGACGGCGACTGCATTTTCTTGGACCCGAAGTCGCGTCGATGCCTGGTCTACAACGCTCGGCCCATTCAGTGCCGAACGTGGCCGTTCTGGGACAGCACGCTGGCCGGTCCCACGGATTGGAAAGAGACCTGTGAAGCGTGCCCCGGGGCCGGGAAGGGAAAAATGTACAGCTTCGAAGAAATCGAAATTCGCCGGAAAGAAAAGTCGGTTTGA
- a CDS encoding HU family DNA-binding protein, with protein sequence MRVISEELGLTQQETKEVVQRTFDSIVDTLVREGRIELRNFGVFEVKPRAARKARNPKTGQQVDVPEKYVVTFKPGKVMEQRVRELSSDNLPDTWVMPLDHVPPTGSVESTSESDDSNQPPNSPPNSPSGSWQ encoded by the coding sequence GTGCGCGTCATTTCCGAAGAACTCGGGCTGACTCAGCAGGAAACCAAAGAGGTCGTGCAGCGAACCTTTGACTCGATCGTCGATACCTTGGTGCGGGAAGGCCGCATTGAACTGAGGAACTTCGGCGTTTTCGAAGTCAAACCGCGAGCCGCACGCAAAGCACGCAATCCAAAGACGGGCCAACAAGTCGACGTGCCTGAGAAATACGTCGTCACGTTCAAACCCGGCAAGGTGATGGAGCAACGTGTTCGGGAGTTGTCCAGCGACAACCTGCCGGACACCTGGGTCATGCCATTGGATCACGTGCCTCCGACGGGATCCGTTGAGTCCACGAGCGAATCCGACGACTCGAACCAACCGCCAAACAGCC